Proteins encoded by one window of Salicibibacter halophilus:
- a CDS encoding response regulator, which produces MNVVIAEDDYRVSLLHEQFLQSFPEINVTGKALNGKELKDLLTKEQPQLILLDIYFPDIHGTALLSFIRSNYPHIDVIIISASDDREDLLRAKRHGVYYYFIKPVSASDFQQVMKRYLRDYEWFQEKASFQSKDVERLFGHNASQHSSEKQSELPTGIDVITLEKVEDQLARAKEGLTIDGTCHAVGISRTTARRYLEYLVSVSRVEPKLNYGVIGRPERVYVTTED; this is translated from the coding sequence ATGAACGTCGTCATCGCAGAAGACGATTATCGTGTATCCCTTTTACATGAACAATTCTTGCAATCTTTCCCGGAGATCAATGTAACCGGCAAAGCATTGAACGGTAAAGAACTAAAAGATCTTTTGACAAAAGAACAACCCCAGCTCATTTTGCTTGATATTTATTTTCCCGATATACATGGGACGGCATTATTGTCATTCATTCGCTCGAACTATCCTCATATTGACGTAATTATTATATCCGCATCGGACGATCGCGAAGATTTACTGAGAGCGAAACGGCACGGGGTTTATTATTATTTTATCAAACCGGTGTCAGCTTCTGATTTTCAACAAGTAATGAAACGTTATTTACGTGATTATGAATGGTTTCAGGAAAAGGCTTCCTTCCAATCGAAGGATGTTGAACGCCTATTTGGACACAACGCCAGCCAACACTCCTCCGAAAAGCAAAGCGAATTGCCTACCGGCATTGATGTGATCACGTTGGAAAAAGTGGAGGATCAGCTCGCTCGCGCGAAAGAAGGACTTACCATCGACGGGACATGTCACGCAGTAGGCATTTCCCGCACCACGGCAAGGCGGTACCTCGAATATCTCGTTTCCGTATCAAGAGTTGAGCCGAAGCTAAATTATGGGGTCATCGGACGGCCGGAACGGGTATATGTAACAACGGAAGACTAA
- a CDS encoding AbrB family transcriptional regulator produces the protein MMKFYKVLFLAVALLVGGLFSSIGVPAGWLLGGLLTGIFYGLFIRAFDFSGWPFQMALALVGINIGLIMEPDLFQQLAQYLLPLFITLVLTLLTGLFLGILLDRWTSLDRQTAFFCTIPGGASEVIAISSDYGADQRIVASFHTARITMFVLIIPFGIGMIYGEGNEQAQAVTQMLPTALQVSFFGLIIVGSYVLNRFVSFPGGILIFSIAFGFLGSEFIVNIGEVPEYVSGIGQGLIGAMVGIRFERSTVVRLRSIGVASLKVLGLYLLCSLGVALLFFWLTPLSYLTSLLSTVPAGAAEMASTAVALQIEPTLVASLHIIRVISIFLVLPFLFKWLMKD, from the coding sequence ATGATGAAGTTTTATAAGGTTTTGTTTCTAGCCGTAGCCCTGCTGGTCGGGGGTTTGTTTTCGTCTATTGGCGTCCCGGCCGGTTGGTTGCTTGGCGGTTTGCTGACAGGTATATTTTATGGGTTATTTATAAGGGCATTTGATTTTTCAGGATGGCCTTTTCAAATGGCTTTGGCACTGGTAGGCATTAATATCGGGCTTATCATGGAGCCGGACTTATTCCAACAATTAGCCCAATATCTGCTTCCACTATTCATAACGCTGGTTTTAACATTACTTACCGGGCTTTTTCTGGGCATTCTTCTTGATCGTTGGACGAGTCTGGATCGTCAAACAGCTTTTTTTTGCACGATTCCGGGAGGAGCTTCAGAAGTCATCGCGATTTCCAGTGACTACGGAGCGGATCAACGTATCGTTGCTTCGTTTCATACCGCGCGAATTACGATGTTTGTGCTGATTATTCCGTTTGGAATAGGGATGATTTATGGAGAAGGGAATGAGCAGGCGCAAGCGGTAACGCAAATGCTTCCAACTGCCTTACAGGTCTCTTTTTTCGGGCTCATTATTGTAGGCTCCTACGTTTTGAATCGCTTCGTTTCCTTTCCGGGTGGTATTTTGATCTTCTCGATTGCATTTGGGTTTCTCGGCAGTGAATTTATCGTCAATATCGGCGAAGTGCCGGAATATGTGTCCGGAATAGGGCAAGGGTTAATCGGGGCTATGGTAGGCATTCGTTTTGAGCGCAGTACCGTTGTACGGTTAAGGTCGATTGGAGTAGCAAGTTTGAAAGTTCTAGGCCTATATCTCCTATGCAGCCTTGGGGTTGCCCTGTTGTTTTTTTGGTTAACGCCCCTTTCCTATTTGACGAGCCTTTTAAGCACAGTCCCTGCCGGCGCGGCCGAAATGGCTTCAACAGCCGTTGCGCTGCAAATTGAACCGACGCTAGTCGCCAGCTTGCATATCATACGTGTCATCTCTATTTTTCTCGTTTTGCCTTTTTTATTTAAATGGTTGATGAAGGATTGA
- a CDS encoding tripartite tricarboxylate transporter TctB family protein — translation MRAFRLSLPILFISLSLIYMIMIFQLPPALLGDPYAPRYFPMIVAAGILIFAVIDLVNVRGENVEDNQDLAVLLKKDSLKIIGVIVALCVGYALIFEWVGFLAATLLFLGALMFYLNGYQRWVLNLTVTLIFSFSSWYIFSQLLEISLP, via the coding sequence ATGAGAGCATTTCGCCTATCATTGCCCATTCTTTTCATCAGCCTAAGCCTTATTTATATGATCATGATCTTTCAATTACCTCCGGCGCTACTGGGAGACCCCTATGCGCCAAGATACTTCCCGATGATCGTCGCTGCAGGGATATTGATCTTTGCAGTGATCGACTTGGTGAATGTGCGCGGAGAGAATGTGGAGGATAATCAGGATCTGGCTGTCCTTCTAAAAAAAGATTCACTAAAAATCATCGGCGTCATAGTGGCTTTATGTGTCGGATATGCCTTGATTTTTGAATGGGTAGGCTTTCTGGCAGCTACTCTTTTATTTTTGGGAGCATTAATGTTTTATCTAAACGGTTATCAAAGATGGGTATTAAATCTAACAGTAACACTTATTTTCTCATTTAGTTCTTGGTATATATTCAGTCAACTATTGGAGATTAGTTTGCCATAG
- a CDS encoding sensor histidine kinase translates to MRFFKHATVRTRIVSIFLLLTFLLLFVWMVIFARIEVQNVEQEYAQLSRQTANSLAFMPAMAEAIANGESTEAQEIIDHLRLQADNPIITAVSRDGHYVYHPEEEIIGENVDDGQFTSAIVFGSFITEEDEGVLGPAMVTTAPVYESVGDGEQVVGAITVEFLYEDINAAVIDKLSRLGFVAIFGVAGSIGGAIILGRNIRRDTLGMEPAKIAELYREREGMLYSVKEGVVAINQNQHVTMLNPAAQTILDSLNLTTDSECIDVLGLSETLENGDIVDDDERMYNGQVLIASRRPLYNGEQIVGAICSFRDKTDMKQLQETMIQVQGYSDGLRAQAHEFKNKLYVIMGLLQLGNDEEALELIEKETAVSTTAMPLFHAIKDPGIQAILLGKMAKAAEKKVHLWVDENSKLERTEFTASDVAVMLGNLLDNAIEAVASESKKEISVFITDMGKDIVIDVQDSGPGIDQEQQAEIFQKGSSYKGSGRGFGLSNVLQTARKYGGDVDISSPVEGGAVFSLYLPKHWE, encoded by the coding sequence ATGCGTTTCTTTAAACATGCAACCGTCCGGACACGTATTGTTTCTATTTTCTTGTTACTGACATTCTTACTCTTGTTCGTATGGATGGTTATTTTCGCGAGAATCGAAGTTCAAAACGTGGAACAGGAGTATGCTCAATTATCCAGGCAGACAGCAAATAGCCTTGCCTTTATGCCAGCCATGGCAGAAGCGATTGCGAATGGGGAGTCCACGGAAGCGCAGGAGATCATTGATCATCTTAGATTGCAAGCAGATAACCCTATCATCACCGCTGTTTCGCGAGATGGTCACTATGTCTATCACCCTGAAGAAGAAATAATCGGAGAAAACGTTGATGACGGCCAGTTTACGTCAGCGATCGTCTTTGGCTCTTTTATTACGGAAGAAGATGAAGGAGTTTTGGGTCCAGCGATGGTGACGACTGCGCCTGTCTATGAATCGGTGGGGGATGGAGAACAAGTCGTTGGCGCAATAACGGTTGAATTTTTATATGAAGATATTAACGCCGCAGTTATTGATAAACTCTCCCGACTGGGATTTGTGGCAATTTTTGGTGTTGCAGGCAGCATCGGAGGCGCGATCATCCTTGGGAGAAACATTCGTCGTGATACACTGGGAATGGAACCGGCGAAGATTGCTGAATTATACCGGGAACGGGAAGGGATGCTATATTCTGTAAAAGAAGGTGTCGTCGCGATCAACCAAAACCAACATGTCACAATGTTAAACCCGGCCGCACAAACGATACTGGATTCGCTCAATCTTACAACTGACAGTGAATGCATTGATGTGCTTGGACTCTCGGAAACGCTGGAAAACGGAGACATTGTCGATGATGACGAGCGTATGTATAACGGCCAAGTGTTAATTGCAAGCCGGCGCCCGCTTTATAACGGAGAACAAATCGTCGGTGCCATATGCAGTTTCCGGGATAAAACCGACATGAAACAACTTCAGGAAACGATGATTCAAGTACAAGGGTATTCTGATGGATTACGAGCGCAGGCGCACGAATTTAAAAATAAACTATACGTCATCATGGGATTATTGCAACTTGGAAATGATGAAGAAGCACTCGAATTAATCGAAAAAGAAACAGCCGTTTCCACGACGGCAATGCCTCTTTTTCACGCCATTAAAGACCCCGGCATCCAAGCAATCCTTCTCGGAAAAATGGCGAAAGCAGCCGAAAAAAAGGTCCACTTGTGGGTGGATGAAAATAGTAAACTTGAACGAACAGAATTCACGGCATCCGACGTAGCTGTTATGCTAGGGAATTTGCTCGATAATGCCATTGAAGCAGTTGCTTCGGAGAGTAAAAAAGAAATCTCTGTATTCATCACTGACATGGGGAAAGACATTGTCATCGATGTGCAGGATTCAGGTCCGGGCATCGATCAAGAACAGCAAGCGGAAATATTTCAAAAAGGCTCTTCTTATAAAGGATCCGGTCGTGGGTTCGGCCTTTCAAATGTGCTGCAAACCGCCCGAAAGTACGGAGGAGATGTGGATATTTCCAGCCCTGTTGAAGGGGGTGCAGTTTTTTCGTTATACTTACCTAAACATTGGGAGTGA
- a CDS encoding helix-turn-helix transcriptional regulator: MSDKIKIYESKHKENDKVKKHFHQTYQILYTLDGNGSCFLDEQEHFINQDSLLVIAPFTTHSIEAQSKMSVLVLEFDEKILSDDVRNELLAEAFHYSEVRKLNAFDSSEFRQLLRKMLYEQSHGDHIREMVIKIHLSEMLCILIRSKKEDQIVDQNVLRVERIKNYIERRYFEIESAEDLANKMNMSKRYAQSIFKEKYNRTPMQYLTEVRIGLGKKMLLETNKSIVSICFEVGFESLSTFYRIFKSQIGVPPNVYRTTWTNKKA; the protein is encoded by the coding sequence ATGAGTGATAAAATCAAAATTTATGAAAGCAAGCATAAGGAAAATGATAAAGTAAAAAAACATTTTCATCAAACGTATCAAATTCTGTATACTTTGGATGGAAACGGCTCTTGTTTTTTGGATGAGCAAGAGCATTTCATTAACCAAGATAGTTTGCTGGTGATCGCCCCATTCACCACGCATTCTATCGAAGCTCAGTCAAAGATGTCTGTATTAGTACTGGAATTTGACGAAAAAATCTTGAGCGATGATGTTCGAAATGAGTTATTGGCAGAAGCATTTCATTACTCGGAGGTTAGAAAGTTAAATGCTTTTGATAGCAGTGAGTTCAGACAACTTTTACGAAAAATGTTGTATGAACAATCGCATGGAGATCACATTCGAGAAATGGTCATTAAAATTCACTTATCAGAGATGTTGTGTATACTAATTCGTTCCAAAAAAGAAGACCAAATCGTTGATCAAAATGTCCTTAGGGTCGAAAGGATAAAAAACTACATTGAAAGACGGTATTTTGAAATTGAAAGCGCGGAAGATTTAGCAAATAAAATGAACATGAGCAAGCGCTATGCCCAAAGTATTTTTAAGGAAAAGTATAACCGAACGCCCATGCAATATTTAACCGAAGTAAGAATTGGCCTTGGCAAAAAGATGTTGCTTGAAACGAATAAAAGCATCGTATCGATATGTTTTGAAGTCGGGTTCGAGTCCCTGTCCACCTTTTATCGTATATTCAAAAGTCAAATTGGTGTTCCTCCTAATGTTTACCGTACCACCTGGACGAATAAAAAGGCATAG
- a CDS encoding dihydrodipicolinate synthase family protein, whose amino-acid sequence MPISIDLPKVDRSIQTYVLQNPEYAKAQSSFQSQYRKAISAAHVVADPLADVDPVQSPAIDWDATLQYRHYLWSLGLSVAEAMDTAQRGMGLQWSHAKELITRSVKEAKAVNGEIACGVGTDHLTPTPSTTIDEVIHAYEEQCAHVEAVGGKMIIMASRALAACATSANDYEKVYGRILSQASEPVILHWLGDMFDPNLKGYWGSEDLDEAMGVCLRIIRENDDKVDGIKISLLDKDKEIKMRRALPRSVRMYSGDDFNYPELIQGDEQGYSDALLGIFDAIAPAAASALNDLDRGKVDVFREKMDKTVPLARHIFQKPTFSYKTGVVFLAYLNGHQSHFRMIGGAESARSTIHFARLFELADQGNVLTDPVMATERMKQWLVQSGVRQTEAAK is encoded by the coding sequence ATGCCAATATCAATTGATCTTCCAAAAGTGGATCGGAGCATTCAAACGTATGTATTGCAAAATCCCGAATATGCCAAAGCACAATCTTCTTTTCAATCTCAATATCGGAAAGCGATTTCAGCGGCCCACGTTGTCGCTGATCCGTTAGCCGATGTGGATCCCGTTCAATCGCCCGCGATTGACTGGGATGCGACGCTTCAGTATCGCCATTATTTGTGGTCTTTGGGATTATCTGTTGCCGAAGCGATGGATACCGCACAACGTGGAATGGGGTTACAGTGGTCGCATGCAAAGGAGTTAATCACGAGATCGGTGAAAGAAGCAAAAGCCGTTAATGGTGAAATTGCTTGCGGGGTAGGGACGGATCATTTAACGCCGACCCCGTCGACAACGATAGACGAAGTCATCCATGCCTATGAAGAGCAATGCGCCCATGTGGAAGCCGTGGGCGGGAAAATGATTATAATGGCGAGTCGTGCTTTGGCAGCTTGTGCTACATCAGCGAATGATTATGAAAAGGTTTATGGCAGAATTTTATCTCAGGCATCAGAACCGGTGATTTTACACTGGCTCGGTGATATGTTTGATCCGAACCTTAAAGGTTACTGGGGCAGTGAAGATCTTGATGAAGCTATGGGTGTTTGCTTGAGAATCATCCGCGAAAATGATGATAAGGTAGATGGCATTAAGATTTCATTACTGGATAAAGACAAGGAAATCAAAATGCGTCGTGCGCTTCCCCGAAGCGTTAGAATGTATTCAGGCGATGATTTTAATTATCCGGAATTAATTCAAGGGGATGAGCAAGGGTATAGCGATGCGTTGCTCGGTATTTTTGATGCGATTGCCCCCGCAGCGGCATCGGCACTTAATGATTTAGACCGCGGCAAAGTTGATGTATTTCGCGAGAAGATGGATAAAACGGTACCGTTAGCTCGCCACATTTTTCAAAAACCAACATTTTCATATAAAACAGGCGTTGTCTTTCTTGCATATCTAAATGGTCATCAATCACATTTTCGCATGATTGGAGGGGCGGAAAGTGCACGTTCAACGATCCATTTTGCTCGCTTGTTTGAACTGGCGGATCAGGGTAATGTACTTACGGATCCGGTGATGGCAACAGAACGGATGAAGCAGTGGCTTGTACAATCGGGTGTTAGACAAACGGAGGCTGCAAAATGA
- a CDS encoding Gfo/Idh/MocA family protein, whose translation MTVHKYGIIMNGVTGRMGTRQHLIRSILAIREQGGIHLENGDTIMPDPILVGRNENKLKALSEEHQIERWTTDLTEALSDEYNQIYFDAQTTSRRAEAIKQAIEAGKHIYCEKPTDTTLQGSLELAKLAEDAGVKNGVVQDKLFLPGVMKLKRLIEAGFFGQILSVRMEFGYWVFEGDWQEGQRPSWNYKQEEGGGIIVDMFPHWRYVLDHLFGSVKAVSCTAATHITKRVDEEGYEYEATADDAAYGTFELENDVIAQVNSSWAVRVNRDDLLTIQVDGTEGSAVAGLRGCKTQHRVNTPKPVWNPDLENTIKFQDQWAEVPNNTLFENAFKIQWELFFKHVHQNDLFPWDLLEGARGTQLSDLGLQSSKERRWLDVPELSVKEVGKHANIN comes from the coding sequence ATGACGGTTCATAAATATGGGATCATTATGAACGGTGTAACAGGGAGAATGGGGACACGTCAACATTTAATAAGATCAATTCTGGCGATTCGTGAGCAGGGTGGTATTCATCTGGAAAATGGCGATACCATCATGCCCGATCCAATCTTAGTGGGACGTAATGAAAATAAATTAAAAGCCTTAAGCGAAGAGCATCAAATTGAACGATGGACGACGGACTTAACGGAAGCTTTGTCCGATGAATATAACCAAATATATTTTGATGCGCAAACAACATCCCGTCGTGCTGAAGCTATTAAGCAGGCGATTGAAGCCGGGAAACACATCTATTGCGAAAAACCAACAGACACAACGCTTCAAGGGTCTCTTGAGTTAGCGAAATTAGCTGAGGATGCTGGTGTTAAAAACGGTGTTGTTCAGGATAAATTATTCTTGCCCGGTGTGATGAAATTGAAGCGTCTAATTGAAGCGGGATTTTTCGGTCAAATTTTGTCCGTACGTATGGAATTTGGTTATTGGGTGTTTGAAGGGGACTGGCAAGAAGGGCAACGGCCTTCCTGGAATTATAAACAAGAAGAAGGTGGTGGCATTATTGTTGATATGTTCCCCCACTGGCGATATGTGCTCGATCACCTCTTCGGTTCCGTGAAAGCTGTTTCCTGTACTGCCGCCACGCACATCACAAAGCGTGTCGACGAAGAAGGTTATGAATATGAAGCAACCGCCGATGACGCTGCTTACGGTACGTTTGAATTAGAGAACGATGTTATCGCGCAAGTTAATTCATCTTGGGCTGTTCGCGTGAACCGTGATGACTTGTTGACGATTCAAGTCGATGGAACGGAAGGAAGTGCAGTAGCAGGACTTCGAGGTTGCAAGACACAGCATCGAGTAAATACACCAAAGCCCGTGTGGAATCCGGATCTGGAAAACACGATAAAGTTTCAAGATCAATGGGCGGAGGTTCCTAATAATACGCTGTTTGAAAATGCGTTCAAGATACAGTGGGAGCTATTCTTTAAACATGTTCACCAAAATGATCTGTTCCCTTGGGATTTGTTGGAAGGAGCGCGAGGAACTCAGCTTTCTGATTTGGGGTTACAATCTTCGAAAGAGCGTCGATGGTTGGACGTGCCGGAATTGAGTGTCAAGGAGGTTGGGAAGCATGCCAATATCAATTGA
- a CDS encoding tripartite tricarboxylate transporter substrate binding protein has product MRKFAFILAVLAMAGCSTSSEGNEDAFPERPIEIVAPASPGGGWDMQARSVQQSIIQDDQTDENVTVVNQPGGGGEVGWQYLLQQDDPHIVSVNSSLLLTGNLLGQTDLHYEDFTQLGMLSTEWLGIATHADAGFDDINEVLDELREDPESLSISVSPSLGSGNHLSFVQTALEAGIDPEALNFLVYDSGGDAINPVLGGHVDILVNSISDMVEQYEAGEVDILAVSAPERLEEFEDVPTLQEEGIDVVFPHWRGIMGPPDMTEDEVEAWEEMLSSAVETDQFQTDLENNDLDQLYMDSEETEEFLEEEEAFFEEIIEEVELAP; this is encoded by the coding sequence ATGCGCAAGTTCGCGTTTATCCTTGCTGTTTTAGCGATGGCCGGATGTTCAACATCAAGCGAGGGAAATGAAGACGCCTTCCCTGAACGGCCGATTGAAATTGTGGCACCGGCTTCTCCCGGAGGAGGTTGGGATATGCAAGCCCGATCCGTGCAGCAATCGATCATTCAGGATGATCAGACGGATGAAAACGTTACCGTTGTTAATCAGCCGGGAGGCGGTGGCGAAGTGGGCTGGCAATATTTATTGCAACAAGATGACCCACATATCGTTTCCGTCAATTCGAGCTTGTTGCTGACGGGAAATTTACTTGGCCAAACCGACCTTCACTACGAAGATTTCACTCAACTTGGCATGCTTTCGACAGAGTGGTTGGGCATTGCTACGCATGCAGATGCAGGTTTTGATGACATCAATGAAGTATTGGATGAACTTAGAGAGGATCCCGAATCCTTAAGCATATCGGTAAGTCCGTCCCTGGGAAGCGGGAACCATCTTTCCTTCGTACAAACCGCTTTGGAAGCCGGTATAGACCCTGAAGCATTGAACTTCCTTGTTTACGATAGCGGCGGAGACGCCATAAACCCCGTCCTCGGCGGGCATGTGGATATTTTGGTGAACTCTATCTCGGATATGGTCGAGCAATATGAAGCCGGTGAGGTCGATATATTAGCGGTTAGTGCACCCGAAAGACTTGAGGAATTTGAGGATGTACCAACACTGCAAGAAGAGGGGATCGATGTTGTATTCCCCCACTGGCGCGGCATTATGGGACCGCCGGATATGACCGAAGACGAGGTGGAAGCTTGGGAAGAAATGTTGAGCTCTGCGGTTGAAACAGATCAATTTCAAACAGACTTGGAAAATAACGATCTGGATCAATTATATATGGATAGCGAAGAGACCGAGGAATTTCTGGAAGAGGAAGAAGCATTTTTTGAAGAGATTATTGAAGAAGTAGAACTTGCGCCATAG
- a CDS encoding CynX/NimT family MFS transporter, which translates to MNKKTLIAIVAIVFVAFNLRPAITSVGPLVGIIRDDLGITNSQAGFITTVPLLAFACFSIVAPILAKKWGIEWAIFLGLATLFIGILLRSFGISSMLFIGTAIVGVGVAVCNVLLPGFVKQKFDRLQGVMTSVYTTSMSLFATIASGLSIPLVFNFNLEWNGSLATWSIIAVIGLICWAPLLRGTNANLKKERSSQATGGKLWHSPLAWQVTAFMGLQSMLYYSMVTWLPEIVQANGIPIATAGMLLAYMQLSGLPMTFITPILATRMQNQRAIIVVIVFFYFFAMSGLLYIGDSLFAHLFFITLLGGANGASISLSLVLFNLRTRSASQASQLSGMAQSFGYLLAATGPILLGSIFDFTGSWFIPLIILSLVIIILLIAGLFAGRDSYVFSEQSAKRSVI; encoded by the coding sequence ATGAACAAAAAAACGCTTATTGCCATAGTAGCCATTGTATTCGTCGCGTTCAATCTGCGCCCGGCGATTACCAGTGTTGGTCCACTTGTTGGTATTATTAGAGATGATCTGGGAATCACAAACAGCCAAGCGGGTTTCATTACGACAGTTCCACTTCTCGCATTTGCTTGCTTTTCTATTGTTGCACCGATCCTTGCAAAAAAATGGGGCATTGAATGGGCAATATTTTTGGGGCTTGCAACGCTTTTCATTGGCATTCTATTACGTTCATTCGGAATATCTTCCATGTTGTTTATCGGTACTGCGATTGTCGGGGTGGGAGTTGCCGTGTGTAATGTACTTCTCCCCGGTTTTGTGAAACAGAAATTCGATAGGCTACAAGGGGTAATGACTAGTGTATACACGACATCGATGAGTCTTTTCGCCACTATTGCTTCAGGTCTTAGCATTCCACTTGTTTTCAATTTTAACTTAGAATGGAATGGCTCACTAGCAACGTGGAGTATCATCGCAGTTATAGGTTTGATTTGCTGGGCACCGTTATTGCGCGGTACTAATGCTAACCTAAAGAAAGAGAGATCTTCTCAAGCAACTGGAGGGAAATTATGGCATTCTCCTTTAGCCTGGCAAGTAACCGCTTTTATGGGATTGCAATCTATGCTTTACTACAGTATGGTTACTTGGTTACCGGAGATTGTTCAAGCTAATGGTATTCCTATAGCTACTGCTGGTATGTTATTAGCATATATGCAATTAAGTGGTTTACCAATGACGTTCATAACACCGATCCTTGCCACTCGCATGCAAAACCAACGTGCAATTATTGTGGTGATAGTCTTTTTTTATTTTTTCGCTATGTCCGGTTTGCTTTATATAGGAGATTCTCTGTTTGCCCATTTATTTTTTATTACCTTACTTGGAGGCGCAAATGGCGCGAGTATTAGTTTATCATTAGTTTTATTTAATTTACGCACAAGATCCGCTAGCCAAGCGTCACAATTGTCGGGAATGGCACAATCGTTTGGGTATTTGCTCGCGGCAACCGGTCCAATATTATTAGGGTCTATCTTCGATTTTACTGGTTCTTGGTTTATTCCGTTGATCATTCTATCTTTGGTGATTATTATCTTGCTCATCGCGGGCCTATTTGCCGGCAGAGATTCGTATGTATTTTCAGAACAATCAGCGAAACGAAGTGTTATTTGA
- a CDS encoding sugar phosphate isomerase/epimerase family protein, whose product MTKSAGLDRLSLNQITTENLNLREAVEGCAQQDIPWISVWRHKVDAIGLKESKKLIDGHGLKVSSLCRGGMFPAATATERKERIDDNKRAIEEAAELGTDTLVLVCGPSPDKNLEQSRKWVQEGIEHLVPFAEEHGIKLGIEPLHPMYAADRSVIVTLGEANAMQRSIASFQVGVVVDVFHVWWDPYLYDEIEKAKGTILGFHVSDWKVPMHDMFKGRSMMGDGVIDIPKIRQAVEANGYHGPIEVEIMNQEIWDAPRADTLRLMKDRYGRFV is encoded by the coding sequence ATGACAAAATCGGCGGGGTTAGATCGTTTAAGTTTGAATCAGATCACGACAGAAAATTTGAATCTACGGGAAGCTGTGGAAGGGTGTGCCCAACAAGATATCCCCTGGATCTCTGTATGGCGTCACAAAGTTGATGCGATAGGATTAAAAGAAAGTAAAAAGCTGATCGATGGGCATGGATTGAAAGTGTCGAGTCTTTGCCGCGGAGGAATGTTTCCGGCTGCAACCGCTACCGAAAGAAAAGAACGAATTGATGACAATAAACGGGCGATTGAAGAAGCGGCCGAACTTGGAACGGACACCCTGGTGCTCGTTTGCGGCCCTTCGCCGGACAAAAATCTTGAACAAAGCAGAAAATGGGTTCAAGAAGGTATTGAGCATCTCGTGCCATTTGCCGAGGAGCATGGCATTAAACTAGGCATCGAGCCGTTACATCCGATGTATGCCGCCGATCGTTCCGTCATCGTCACTTTGGGAGAAGCCAATGCCATGCAGCGATCCATCGCCTCATTCCAAGTAGGGGTTGTCGTCGATGTTTTTCATGTCTGGTGGGATCCGTATCTTTATGATGAAATAGAAAAAGCAAAAGGAACAATTCTTGGTTTTCACGTGTCCGATTGGAAAGTTCCGATGCATGATATGTTCAAAGGGCGGTCAATGATGGGGGATGGTGTCATTGACATTCCGAAAATACGACAAGCTGTCGAAGCAAATGGTTATCATGGACCGATTGAGGTTGAAATCATGAACCAAGAAATTTGGGACGCGCCCAGGGCAGATACACTCCGGTTAATGAAGGACCGTTATGGCCGTTTTGTCTAA